In Methanofollis fontis, the following proteins share a genomic window:
- a CDS encoding peptidylprolyl isomerase, with protein MAQCNASHILVGSQTEAQEIIERVRSGENFEALARKHSKCPSGKDGGSLGWFGRGQMVAPFEKACFAGKEGDVVGPVKTQFGWHVIRINGKK; from the coding sequence ATGGCACAGTGCAATGCATCCCATATCCTGGTGGGTTCCCAGACCGAAGCGCAGGAGATCATCGAGCGGGTCCGCTCTGGTGAGAACTTCGAGGCGCTCGCCCGTAAACACTCGAAGTGTCCGTCAGGGAAGGACGGCGGCAGCCTCGGGTGGTTCGGACGCGGTCAGATGGTCGCACCCTTCGAGAAGGCCTGCTTTGCCGGGAAAGAGGGTGATGTCGTCGGTCCGGTGAAGACCCAGTTCGGCTGGCACGTGATCCGGATCAACGGCAAAAAATAA
- a CDS encoding DUF58 domain-containing protein, with amino-acid sequence MDATTERLDLIRQVARIDVATRLLVSGLYAGAHGSVFRGRGIEFSEIREYVPGDDVRAIDWKVTARFGRPYIKEFSEDRDATFYILADLSASNTFGSATSKHRRILEVAAALIFAARNAGDSAGLLTFTDRVEGFIPARKGRGHAVALIDTLIRNDSRGRGTDLNVPLRFLARRVRRRASVFVVSDFATPSFSDTLRLLCGRHEVTAIRVIDPRERHLPDVGLIELEDPESGEQVLVDTSDEVLRSAYADAVAAWEGDLAAVFRRARVPSVCLTTEEGCETALRRLFAPRKVGVC; translated from the coding sequence TTGGACGCAACAACCGAACGATTGGACCTGATCCGGCAGGTCGCACGGATCGATGTCGCCACCCGTCTCCTGGTCTCCGGCCTCTATGCAGGTGCGCATGGATCGGTGTTCAGGGGGCGGGGGATTGAGTTCTCGGAGATCCGGGAGTATGTGCCCGGGGACGATGTGCGTGCGATCGACTGGAAGGTGACCGCCCGATTCGGAAGACCCTATATCAAGGAGTTCTCGGAGGACCGGGACGCCACCTTCTATATCCTGGCGGACCTCTCGGCCTCGAACACCTTCGGTTCGGCGACGAGCAAACACCGCCGGATCCTGGAGGTTGCGGCCGCCCTGATCTTTGCCGCCCGGAACGCCGGTGACTCCGCCGGTCTTCTCACCTTCACCGACCGGGTGGAGGGTTTTATCCCGGCACGAAAGGGGCGGGGCCATGCCGTGGCCCTGATCGACACCCTGATCAGAAACGATTCCCGTGGGCGCGGGACTGACCTGAACGTGCCCCTCCGGTTTCTGGCCAGACGGGTGCGGCGCCGCGCCTCGGTGTTTGTGGTCTCTGACTTTGCCACTCCCTCTTTCTCGGACACCCTCCGTCTCCTCTGCGGGCGCCATGAGGTCACCGCCATCAGGGTGATCGACCCGCGTGAGCGGCACCTTCCTGATGTGGGCCTGATCGAACTCGAGGACCCGGAGAGCGGCGAGCAGGTGCTCGTCGATACATCGGACGAGGTGCTGCGCAGTGCCTATGCGGATGCCGTCGCCGCCTGGGAGGGGGACCTTGCCGCTGTGTTCCGGCGGGCGCGGGTGCCCTCCGTCTGCCTGACGACGGAGGAGGGGTGCGAGACGGCGCTCAGGCGCCTGTTCGCCCCGAGAAAGGTGGGGGTGTGCTGA
- a CDS encoding vWA domain-containing protein, whose translation MPGFYHPAWLLGLLILPILWYLRHVVTARKKAAAMEFSGVSFLKSVLADRQGSRRVRNLFLLSLLAIGLILVGLADPHIPLEGTEEGVNVVLVMDVSGSMQATDYSPTRLEAAKSAASILLDHLGANDYAGVVLFESGATTAAYLSPDHGRVKEKLAAVRPREGQTALGDGLALGIDMADSIPNRKKVVILLSDGVSNAGVISPSEAGAFAQERNVQVFTVGLGSDTPTVMGYDWFGNPQYAEVDEATLQGIAQATQGAYYRSVDEQTLSAIYADLNGEIRREPEERSIRDLFFAAAVVVLLVELYLRYGPGRIIQ comes from the coding sequence ATGCCTGGTTTTTACCATCCGGCATGGCTCCTCGGCCTTCTCATCCTCCCCATCCTCTGGTATCTCCGGCATGTGGTGACCGCCCGGAAGAAGGCGGCGGCGATGGAGTTTTCCGGGGTTTCCTTTCTGAAGAGCGTGCTCGCCGACAGGCAGGGCTCCAGGCGGGTGCGGAACCTCTTCCTCCTCTCCCTGCTTGCCATCGGCCTCATCCTGGTCGGTCTTGCCGATCCGCACATCCCGCTGGAGGGCACGGAGGAGGGGGTGAACGTGGTGCTGGTGATGGACGTCTCCGGGAGCATGCAGGCGACCGACTACTCGCCGACGCGGCTTGAGGCGGCGAAGTCGGCGGCGTCCATTCTCCTCGACCACCTCGGCGCCAACGATTATGCGGGCGTGGTGCTCTTTGAGTCCGGGGCGACGACCGCCGCCTACCTGAGCCCCGACCATGGACGGGTGAAAGAGAAACTGGCGGCCGTCAGGCCCAGGGAGGGGCAGACGGCGCTTGGTGACGGCCTCGCCCTCGGCATCGATATGGCCGATTCGATACCGAACCGAAAAAAAGTGGTCATCCTCCTCTCTGACGGCGTCAGCAATGCCGGCGTGATCTCCCCCTCCGAGGCCGGGGCCTTTGCGCAGGAGCGCAATGTCCAGGTCTTTACCGTCGGACTGGGCTCCGACACGCCGACGGTGATGGGGTATGACTGGTTCGGGAACCCGCAGTATGCCGAGGTGGATGAGGCGACCCTGCAGGGGATTGCGCAGGCGACACAGGGTGCCTACTACCGTTCGGTCGATGAACAGACGCTCTCTGCGATCTATGCCGACCTGAACGGCGAGATCAGGCGAGAACCCGAAGAGCGGTCCATCAGGGACCTCTTCTTTGCCGCCGCCGTTGTCGTGCTGCTGGTCGAGCTCTATCTCCGATACGGCCCGGGGAGGATCATCCAGTGA
- a CDS encoding DUF47 domain-containing protein: MDRREGTEERKKRQGIFASIFPREHDFERMLADQAERTLEGVQTLANWLETEPLQDPTILEEIEDDVDRLRHEMEDKLITSFSTPFDRQDIYSLSRQMDYILNYAKETASEAYAFGVEPDTPIREMAAALLRGTGCVVRGVRVMNHNNAELEEQIREARVALHTLEQVYIMAMADLLHSDDAMAALRKREIYHHLRDGGRALRNTVDILHRTVVGIA; this comes from the coding sequence ATGGACAGGAGAGAGGGAACAGAGGAGAGAAAAAAGCGGCAGGGGATCTTTGCATCGATCTTCCCGCGTGAACATGATTTCGAGCGAATGCTCGCGGATCAGGCGGAACGAACGCTTGAAGGGGTGCAGACGCTGGCGAACTGGCTGGAAACAGAACCCCTACAGGACCCGACCATTCTCGAGGAGATCGAGGACGATGTGGACCGTCTCCGCCACGAGATGGAGGACAAACTGATCACCTCCTTCTCAACACCCTTCGACCGGCAGGACATCTACAGCCTCTCGCGGCAGATGGACTACATCCTGAACTATGCAAAGGAGACGGCGAGTGAGGCATATGCCTTCGGTGTCGAACCTGACACCCCGATCAGGGAGATGGCCGCCGCCCTTCTCCGGGGCACGGGGTGCGTCGTCAGAGGGGTGAGGGTGATGAACCACAACAACGCTGAACTCGAGGAGCAGATCAGGGAGGCACGGGTTGCATTGCACACCCTCGAGCAGGTGTATATCATGGCGATGGCCGACCTCCTGCACAGCGACGATGCAATGGCCGCACTGCGAAAACGAGAGATCTATCACCATCTCCGTGACGGCGGGAGGGCGCTGCGCAATACGGTGGACATCCTCCACCGCACGGTGGTGGGGATCGCATAG
- a CDS encoding GNAT family N-acetyltransferase — protein MQQIWTGGDLTFSYCTVQDLPEISRMLAKESVCRWMFFGPNTAEVTRSYFLPLIEGMEAAFREGRTPDCHVFTARIRHSGEFVGQCALLPVDFSPGSYLIGYQLDDPHWRKGYGTLCCRFLVYFAFVVLDGHRLNGDTVADHAASRRVMEKCGFVPEGCQRGYWHARGGDHDRVLYGLLKSDLSTEDLSAIAGAFTAS, from the coding sequence ATGCAGCAGATATGGACCGGCGGAGACCTGACGTTCTCCTACTGCACAGTGCAGGACCTGCCAGAGATATCCCGGATGCTCGCAAAGGAATCGGTCTGCAGGTGGATGTTCTTCGGACCGAACACCGCGGAGGTCACCAGGTCCTATTTTCTCCCCCTGATCGAGGGGATGGAGGCGGCGTTCAGGGAGGGGAGGACGCCGGACTGCCATGTGTTCACGGCGAGAATCCGGCATTCAGGAGAGTTTGTGGGGCAGTGCGCCCTCCTGCCGGTCGATTTCAGTCCGGGTTCATACCTGATCGGCTACCAGCTCGACGACCCGCATTGGCGAAAGGGCTACGGCACCCTGTGCTGCCGTTTTCTGGTCTATTTTGCCTTCGTCGTCCTCGATGGCCACCGCCTGAACGGTGATACCGTCGCCGATCATGCGGCGTCGCGACGGGTGATGGAGAAATGCGGGTTCGTGCCGGAGGGGTGCCAGAGGGGCTACTGGCATGCACGGGGCGGGGATCATGATCGTGTGCTCTATGGTCTGCTGAAGAGCGACCTCAGCACAGAAGACCTCTCTGCCATTGCAGGAGCGTTCACGGCATCCTGA
- a CDS encoding YegP family protein, with protein MPKGKFEVYHDKGGEFRFRLKASNGQIIAVSQGYKSRESCLKGIESVKNNAPNAEVFEVEI; from the coding sequence ATGCCGAAAGGAAAATTCGAGGTTTATCACGACAAGGGTGGGGAGTTCAGGTTCAGGCTGAAGGCATCCAACGGCCAGATCATTGCCGTGAGCCAGGGCTACAAATCCCGGGAATCCTGCCTGAAGGGGATTGAGAGTGTGAAAAACAACGCTCCGAATGCCGAGGTCTTTGAAGTCGAGATTTAA
- a CDS encoding inorganic phosphate transporter, whose product MIGIAAVTVLLAFAFTFTNGFQDASSVAATLIASRSATPKQGIIMVASMAFLGAVMGGSAVAFTLSGLITIDSGVQTVFVLLAAITGATAWNLLTWRYGLPSSSTHALIGGLIGAAIAAAGIDSVFWGVTELTEMHEMAGVVKILFFFVASVGIGFAGSYLMHRTTSLLLRNADRSANRTIVRLNWAAASIMAFSNGANDSQKQLGIIALVLFAAGQSATLDVPLWARLGCAVLLAAGTLGGGWRIMKTLGRRIFEIEPIHSFDSQVFSGASIALSTLAGAPVSSTHVITTSVIGVGAAENPKKVHWPVGREIIAAMVVTIPVTMAIGAAVYLGISPFTGM is encoded by the coding sequence ATGATCGGTATTGCTGCCGTCACCGTGCTGCTGGCATTTGCGTTCACCTTTACCAACGGCTTTCAGGATGCGAGTTCGGTGGCCGCAACCCTCATCGCCTCCCGTTCAGCGACACCGAAGCAGGGGATCATCATGGTGGCCTCGATGGCATTTCTCGGCGCCGTCATGGGGGGGAGCGCCGTCGCCTTCACCCTCTCCGGCCTGATCACCATCGATTCGGGCGTCCAGACGGTTTTCGTGCTGCTGGCGGCGATCACCGGCGCCACCGCCTGGAACCTGCTGACCTGGCGCTACGGCCTCCCCTCGTCGTCGACGCACGCCCTGATCGGCGGACTGATCGGCGCCGCCATCGCCGCTGCAGGGATAGACAGCGTCTTCTGGGGGGTTACCGAACTCACGGAGATGCATGAGATGGCAGGGGTTGTCAAGATCCTCTTCTTCTTCGTGGCATCGGTGGGGATCGGGTTTGCCGGGAGCTACCTGATGCACCGCACGACGTCCCTGCTCCTCCGGAACGCCGATCGTTCTGCCAACAGGACGATTGTGCGCCTGAACTGGGCCGCCGCCTCGATCATGGCCTTTTCCAACGGTGCAAACGACTCGCAGAAGCAGCTTGGCATCATCGCACTCGTGCTCTTCGCCGCCGGTCAGTCGGCCACCCTGGATGTACCACTCTGGGCGCGGCTGGGGTGTGCAGTGCTGCTTGCCGCCGGCACCCTGGGCGGCGGGTGGCGGATCATGAAGACCCTCGGCAGGAGAATTTTTGAGATCGAACCCATCCACTCCTTTGACTCACAGGTCTTTTCAGGGGCCTCCATCGCCCTCTCCACCCTCGCCGGAGCACCGGTCTCCTCGACCCATGTCATCACCACATCGGTGATCGGGGTGGGGGCGGCGGAGAACCCGAAGAAGGTGCACTGGCCGGTGGGACGGGAGATCATCGCCGCCATGGTGGTGACGATACCGGTGACGATGGCAATCGGTGCGGCGGTATATCTCGGCATTTCGCCGTTTACAGGGATGTGA
- a CDS encoding thiamine S protein, which translates to MGPSFECTLRFPREGIVLTYHGRDGDTWETALLSLGMNPDTMIVFVGGNPVAQDDPIRTDEAEVISTCSRG; encoded by the coding sequence ATGGGACCATCATTTGAATGCACGCTCCGTTTTCCGCGGGAGGGGATCGTGCTCACCTATCACGGGCGGGACGGCGACACCTGGGAGACCGCCCTCCTCTCGCTCGGCATGAACCCGGACACGATGATCGTCTTTGTCGGGGGAAACCCCGTGGCGCAGGACGATCCGATCCGCACCGATGAGGCCGAGGTCATCTCGACCTGCTCTCGCGGCTGA
- a CDS encoding AAA family ATPase translates to MRAGKEEGHVRAEEYADHLDALTHELKSVIVGQDEVIGQMITALSAGGHVLLEGVPGIAKTLLIQTLARCIEGSFARIQFTPDLLPADITGTRIFRQTDGCFTTVRGPIFHHFVLADEINRAPPKVQSALLEAMQERQVTIQGDTFPLEDPFFVLATQNPIESEGTYPLPEAQTDRFMFKVLMGYPSLEEEVTILDRFTGESGPEPRAVTDIATLLAIRSHVRSIRADRSVKEYAASIVDATRHPAALIPDMEGYIAFGASPRASLSLILGAKGRAVMQGRTYIVPHDVKEVAHPSLRHRIIRTYEAEAEGVSTDRIIDRILQNVPVP, encoded by the coding sequence ATGAGAGCAGGGAAGGAAGAGGGACATGTACGGGCGGAGGAGTATGCTGACCACCTCGACGCCCTCACACACGAGTTGAAATCGGTCATCGTCGGTCAGGACGAGGTGATCGGTCAGATGATCACGGCGCTCTCCGCCGGAGGGCACGTGCTCCTGGAAGGGGTGCCGGGGATCGCAAAGACCCTCCTCATCCAGACCCTTGCCCGCTGCATCGAGGGGTCGTTTGCGCGGATCCAGTTCACCCCCGACCTCCTCCCTGCGGACATCACCGGCACCCGCATCTTCAGGCAGACAGACGGTTGTTTTACCACGGTCAGGGGGCCGATTTTCCATCATTTTGTCCTGGCCGACGAGATCAACCGGGCGCCGCCGAAGGTGCAGTCCGCCCTGCTCGAGGCGATGCAGGAGCGGCAGGTGACCATCCAGGGTGACACCTTCCCGCTGGAGGACCCCTTCTTTGTGCTCGCCACCCAGAACCCGATCGAGTCGGAGGGCACCTACCCCCTTCCCGAGGCCCAGACCGACCGGTTCATGTTCAAGGTGCTGATGGGATACCCCTCGCTGGAGGAGGAGGTGACGATCCTGGACCGGTTCACCGGAGAATCCGGACCTGAACCCCGTGCCGTCACCGATATCGCCACTCTGCTGGCGATCCGATCCCATGTCCGCTCTATCAGGGCCGATAGGAGCGTGAAAGAGTATGCGGCCTCGATCGTCGACGCCACCCGGCACCCCGCCGCCCTCATCCCTGATATGGAGGGATACATCGCCTTCGGGGCCTCGCCCCGCGCCTCCCTCTCCCTGATCCTGGGCGCCAAGGGGCGCGCCGTGATGCAGGGCCGCACCTACATCGTCCCGCACGATGTCAAGGAGGTCGCCCATCCCTCCCTCCGCCACCGGATCATCCGCACCTATGAGGCGGAGGCGGAGGGGGTCAGCACCGACCGGATCATCGACCGCATCCTCCAGAACGTGCCGGTCCCATGA
- a CDS encoding DUF61 family protein, protein MSYRPEITEESVLRRWMILEIGRINAGLVTERKSLARLLGEERPSATAKDGSDYRFDPAVIRDIGERLPADLHERLLLPIIFRFSPDVRDSYYLTDAVAVRALQSLGELSEQRKMRDGRLWVSNAIVFAMVRAYPTAIQIGMG, encoded by the coding sequence ATGTCATATCGGCCGGAGATCACCGAGGAATCCGTGCTGCGCCGGTGGATGATCCTGGAGATCGGGCGGATCAATGCCGGACTGGTGACCGAACGAAAGAGTCTTGCCAGACTGCTCGGTGAGGAGCGCCCGTCTGCCACGGCAAAGGACGGATCAGACTACCGTTTCGACCCCGCCGTCATCCGGGATATCGGCGAGCGTTTGCCCGCGGACCTGCACGAACGCCTCCTGCTGCCGATCATCTTCCGCTTCTCACCGGACGTCCGGGACAGTTATTATCTCACCGACGCCGTGGCGGTCCGCGCCCTGCAGTCGCTCGGAGAACTGAGCGAACAGAGAAAGATGCGGGACGGTCGTCTCTGGGTCTCGAATGCGATCGTGTTTGCGATGGTCCGGGCCTATCCGACGGCGATCCAGATCGGGATGGGGTGA
- a CDS encoding HEAT repeat domain-containing protein, producing MAKLELVQKRPDLEEMKAMHDVDGLMEVLRTHEEEGNRAALTLARLGTEALDPLIDALKSKNEAVQWKAAMAIGEMGSPAVETLISTIRSSERRVQLPALWALEQIGDELAVDFFIGILDHKSDYCRQLAAASLLKIGNERGEMAARKRLSQESESFRGIVAEMIEGS from the coding sequence ATGGCAAAACTTGAATTGGTACAGAAACGGCCTGATCTCGAAGAAATGAAGGCGATGCATGATGTCGACGGCCTCATGGAGGTCCTGAGGACACACGAGGAGGAGGGGAACCGTGCAGCCCTGACACTCGCGCGACTGGGGACAGAGGCGCTGGATCCGTTGATCGATGCCCTGAAAAGTAAAAACGAGGCGGTCCAGTGGAAAGCGGCCATGGCCATCGGAGAGATGGGGAGTCCTGCGGTCGAAACCCTGATCAGCACGATCAGAAGCAGTGAGAGGCGGGTACAGCTCCCGGCACTCTGGGCACTGGAGCAGATCGGCGATGAGTTGGCCGTCGATTTCTTCATCGGCATCCTGGACCATAAAAGCGACTACTGCAGGCAGCTGGCGGCCGCATCTCTCCTGAAGATCGGCAATGAACGGGGGGAGATGGCAGCCAGAAAACGCCTTTCACAGGAGAGCGAGAGTTTCAGAGGGATCGTTGCCGAGATGATCGAGGGCAGCTGA
- a CDS encoding class I SAM-dependent methyltransferase has product MHRIIDWEELWKAIYAGGSGRRKKDRDPGAAWDAKAAAYECAVRGEADTTAREMEMMGLLPSDTVLDMGAGTGRLAVPMARRVAHVTALDPSEGMLGRLSAHMQEAGLDNYTLLRMRWEDAIIGENVPVHDTVVAAYSLGFYDIGTALKKIDAAARRCVCLFWHAGEWRSGDETALREAAFGTEERHAGYPDHLFLINILHDMEIYADVTVYETTVESRYPSVEVAAEQWSTLHETPPETLDLVTDHFTRMLHPDGEGGYIHRKQRRQAMIHWEKEA; this is encoded by the coding sequence ATGCACCGGATCATCGACTGGGAGGAACTCTGGAAGGCGATATATGCGGGTGGATCCGGCCGTCGGAAAAAGGACCGCGATCCCGGGGCTGCCTGGGACGCAAAGGCGGCGGCCTACGAGTGCGCCGTCCGCGGCGAGGCGGATACGACGGCGCGGGAGATGGAGATGATGGGGCTCCTCCCCTCCGACACCGTCCTTGACATGGGCGCCGGCACCGGTCGCCTCGCCGTCCCGATGGCCCGTCGGGTCGCCCACGTCACCGCACTCGACCCCTCGGAGGGGATGCTCGGGCGGCTTTCGGCGCACATGCAGGAGGCAGGGCTGGACAACTACACCCTGCTCCGGATGCGCTGGGAGGATGCGATCATCGGGGAGAACGTCCCTGTCCATGACACAGTTGTCGCCGCTTATTCCCTGGGTTTTTATGATATCGGGACAGCGCTGAAAAAGATCGACGCCGCCGCACGCCGGTGCGTCTGCCTCTTCTGGCATGCAGGCGAGTGGCGGAGCGGGGATGAAACGGCACTCAGAGAGGCGGCATTCGGAACCGAAGAGCGGCATGCCGGCTATCCGGACCATCTCTTCCTGATCAACATCCTGCACGATATGGAGATCTATGCCGATGTCACGGTCTACGAGACCACGGTGGAGAGCAGGTATCCCTCGGTGGAGGTGGCGGCAGAGCAGTGGTCCACCCTGCATGAAACCCCTCCGGAGACCCTCGATCTGGTCACCGACCATTTCACAAGGATGCTCCACCCGGACGGAGAGGGCGGGTATATCCACCGGAAACAGCGGCGCCAGGCGATGATTCACTGGGAAAAAGAGGCGTGA
- a CDS encoding mechanosensitive ion channel family protein — MANVVDYVTDTAGGVIAFLPNLIAAVIILILGWIIGRLLGKYVSMFLDRIGVDDALRKTSMGDSIEKSGTNIVHLFDLLIRWFIYLIAIMAATNVLQIEMLSTMMANIVAYIPNIAAFIIILVVGIILVDLFADFVEKLGSGAGVALIAPLVLMLRIFLYFVVIILALTQLAIDLTIIYVFIEPIAWGVGIGIGAAIAIIVGFGLRDRAPEILDRLFSEVKK, encoded by the coding sequence ATGGCGAATGTCGTGGATTATGTAACCGACACGGCCGGGGGGGTCATCGCCTTTCTGCCGAACCTGATTGCCGCAGTGATCATCCTGATCCTGGGGTGGATCATCGGACGACTGCTCGGGAAATATGTCTCCATGTTCCTGGACCGGATCGGTGTGGATGACGCCCTCCGGAAGACCTCGATGGGAGACTCGATTGAAAAATCAGGCACAAATATTGTGCACCTCTTCGATCTTCTGATACGCTGGTTCATCTATCTGATTGCCATCATGGCAGCAACCAATGTTCTCCAGATCGAGATGCTCTCGACAATGATGGCAAATATCGTCGCCTACATTCCCAATATCGCCGCCTTCATCATCATCCTCGTCGTCGGGATCATCCTGGTGGACCTGTTTGCGGACTTTGTGGAGAAACTGGGTTCCGGTGCCGGGGTCGCTCTCATTGCCCCGCTCGTCCTGATGCTCCGGATCTTCCTCTACTTTGTCGTGATCATCTTGGCCCTGACCCAGCTTGCGATTGACCTGACCATCATCTATGTCTTCATCGAACCGATCGCCTGGGGCGTCGGCATCGGCATCGGTGCGGCGATTGCGATCATCGTCGGCTTCGGTCTCAGGGACCGTGCCCCGGAGATCCTCGACCGTCTCTTCTCAGAGGTGAAAAAATAG
- a CDS encoding RMD1 family protein, which translates to MFAIRFYRIYDVGREISLDLLERRLAATYPTSRPRFLRVKPKSIMMEDPPIQVRMDPFSIHKDGRSYDFSVTVRVFDVGAISLCFGLEIESELQEVALLFSEQEGLDPHFEEYVSRTKEIFRPHLPDIEIDSGFFEDYTIYVSDRMDEPIDPAPLLIGDRTPLSSKMHEEITRNTLSYAVDDRVIISWGSALVASPEPQTDILDLIEYAIVQIFELRYYDRELVRRVEKMYDDIDQADRLPRFLRMRRYHVIMTEIMETYAGLSEVIEEVNNLIKVTEDVYYAKVYATALRELRSREWSESVTRRINVLRDNYSMLSDEVRIQHSYFLEWIIIILIALEFAFAIWQFLRA; encoded by the coding sequence ATGTTCGCCATCAGGTTCTATCGCATCTACGATGTCGGCAGAGAAATTTCTCTTGATCTTCTTGAGAGGCGCCTTGCCGCCACCTATCCCACGTCTCGCCCCCGGTTTCTCCGGGTCAAACCGAAGTCGATCATGATGGAGGACCCGCCGATCCAGGTCAGGATGGACCCGTTCTCGATTCACAAGGACGGACGTTCCTATGACTTCTCGGTGACGGTCAGGGTGTTTGATGTGGGTGCGATCAGTCTCTGTTTCGGCCTGGAAATCGAATCCGAACTGCAAGAAGTTGCCCTTCTTTTTTCCGAGCAGGAAGGGCTTGATCCGCATTTTGAGGAGTATGTCAGCAGGACAAAAGAGATCTTCAGGCCGCATCTTCCTGATATCGAGATCGATTCCGGATTTTTTGAGGATTATACCATCTATGTCTCAGACCGCATGGACGAACCAATCGATCCCGCTCCCCTGCTCATCGGTGACCGCACCCCCCTTTCATCGAAGATGCACGAGGAGATCACCCGAAACACCCTCAGCTATGCCGTCGATGACCGGGTGATCATCTCCTGGGGGAGCGCCCTCGTCGCAAGCCCTGAACCGCAGACCGATATCCTGGACCTGATCGAGTATGCGATCGTTCAGATCTTCGAACTCCGGTATTATGACCGGGAGCTGGTCCGGAGGGTGGAGAAGATGTACGACGACATCGATCAGGCCGATCGCCTGCCCCGATTTCTCAGGATGCGCCGCTACCACGTGATCATGACCGAGATCATGGAGACGTATGCCGGACTCTCGGAGGTGATCGAGGAGGTGAACAACCTGATCAAGGTGACCGAGGACGTCTATTACGCAAAGGTGTATGCCACCGCCCTCCGGGAGCTCCGGAGCCGCGAGTGGAGCGAGAGCGTGACCCGGCGGATCAATGTGCTCAGGGACAACTACTCGATGCTCTCTGACGAGGTGCGGATCCAGCACTCCTATTTTCTGGAATGGATCATCATCATCCTGATCGCCCTCGAGTTCGCCTTTGCCATCTGGCAGTTCCTGCGGGCGTAG
- a CDS encoding DNA-methyltransferase, giving the protein MDSRRMESLPDRSVHLMVTSPPYNVGKSYDDDLDLGEYRDLLRTVLAETWRVLVPGGRVCINVANVGRKPYIPYHSHIIGLMEEIGFLMRGEIIWNKASGAGVSTAWGSWCSASNPTLRDVHEYILVFSRGTYKRPKQGREDTIKRDEFLEWTKSVWTFPTESARKVGHPAPFPVELPYRCIQLYTYRGDVVLDPFAGSGTTGVAALRAGRHFVCIDSDEGYAERARARIAAERGVQEG; this is encoded by the coding sequence ATGGACAGCAGGCGGATGGAATCCCTCCCCGACCGGAGCGTGCACCTGATGGTCACATCGCCGCCCTACAATGTTGGCAAGTCTTATGACGACGACCTCGACCTGGGGGAGTACCGCGATCTCCTGCGCACCGTGCTTGCCGAAACCTGGCGGGTGCTCGTGCCAGGCGGACGGGTCTGCATCAATGTGGCTAATGTGGGCCGAAAACCCTACATCCCGTACCACAGTCATATCATCGGGCTGATGGAGGAGATCGGATTCCTGATGCGCGGGGAGATCATCTGGAACAAGGCCTCGGGCGCCGGCGTATCGACTGCATGGGGGAGCTGGTGCTCCGCCTCGAACCCCACCCTTCGGGACGTCCATGAATATATCCTGGTCTTCTCCAGGGGCACCTATAAACGGCCGAAACAGGGGCGTGAGGACACCATCAAGAGGGACGAATTCCTGGAATGGACGAAGAGTGTCTGGACATTCCCCACCGAATCGGCACGAAAGGTGGGTCATCCGGCCCCCTTCCCGGTCGAACTCCCGTACCGCTGCATCCAGCTCTACACCTACCGGGGCGATGTCGTCCTGGACCCCTTCGCCGGTTCCGGGACCACCGGCGTCGCCGCCCTCAGGGCCGGACGTCACTTTGTCTGCATCGATTCCGATGAGGGATACGCGGAGCGGGCGCGGGCGCGTATTGCGGCGGAGCGGGGCGTTCAGGAGGGTTGA